DNA sequence from the Bacteroidota bacterium genome:
TGAAATTGAGTTGGATAAATGGTCGTTTCTTGCTGCATTGCGTTATGATAAAACAGACAATATCAAAGCTGTTCTTACACCAAAGTTTGCAGTGATGTACCAGCCGTATTATAATTTGCGCTTAAGAGCCTCTTTTGGCAGAGGATTTCATGCGCCATCAGTTATGGAGTTATATGAAGAAGGTTATGGTCACGGGGGAAGAGCTTATCGTTTCGGAAATCCAGATTTACAACCCGAATATAGTATAACATCAACTTTTAGTATTGAATATGCACCAATACAGAATTTTCAGCTCTTAATTCATGGATATTATAATACGATAAGCAATATGATTACCCCTGTATATAGTGGAATATGGGAGGAAAACCCAAATCCTGATAAGGTGATTGATAAATGGGTTCGGACAAATATTCATGAAGCAAAAATATATGGCCTTGAAACAACTGTAAAATATCAATTGAATAATAAATTTTTATTGGAGTGTGGATATAACTATTCATACAACGAGAATAGTTCAACTGGAAGACAATTGCCATATTTTCCGGGAGAAGCTTTTTTCTCAAAAATTATATACAAATACAATCTATCTCCTAAATTAGATGGATCATGCTTTGTTAGTTTAAGGGCTACCAAAAATCGAAGTGCATGGGACTGGAAGCCTGCTACTGGAAATGATTTTGATAACCCTGATGGATTAATCAGAGAATTAAAAGATTATCAGTTAATAAATGTGGGTGTGAAATTTACCTACAATAAAAATTTAAATTTGTTTTTGAATGCTGGGAATATATTAGGTCAGAATATTCAAAGACTGGATGATTCCTTTACTGAAATTGATGGCGAACCGACCCTAAAGATAGGGTGTTTGATAAGTCTTTAAATAGATTCTCCATAATCTATACTGTTGAAAATAAATTAACAAATTATTGATCAATCTAACCTTGCAAATAAATGATCGGTATTTCTATTTGTGATATTCATTTTAGTAAACACCATGATTTATAACATTAAAAACAATTATGTTGGTTAAAAGGTAATATTTCTGAATATAGGAATCCTTTCTGAGCTGATATTGGCAAACATAAAAAACTGATCATGAGCTGATTACGATAAATGATATTAGCCGTTAAATTAGGATCTGACCCTCAATTTTCCTTTATTAAAAATTAGAATAATCATAAATATATAGAATATAATTTTTTATATTATATATGATTAAATATATAATTTATTATATCTTTGTTTTTTTAATGGTGCGGATAGTTATCAGGGTTAAAGGTTTGGAACACTTTTATTGATTGTAATTATGTTGCAACCAAGCTCAGTGTAATTGGATTGTAAATAAATTTTATAACTGTTCCGTAGTTCGTTTCATAGTAGTGCAGAAACAAGTTTATGTTTCGGTAAGAATGGTTGTTTGGTTTGGGCAATCAAGTTGCCTTTTGGATAAAATATCCAAAAGGCAACTTTTACTTTAAAATTTTTAAAAGCAAATATGAAAAATAGTAACATATAATTCAGATCGTTTTATGAAAAAGAAAATTCCTCTATGGTTGAAAATTATTCTTGGCATGATCCTCGGAGTAGTATGGGGGCTTATTGCTGTTAGTTTTGGTTTAGAAAAGTTTACTTCCGATTGGGTTAAGCCTTGGGGTACGATTTTTATAAAAATGTTGAAATTAATAGCCGTTCCACTCATTTTTATCTCACTTGTTAAAGGAATTACAAGTTTATCAGATGTCTCTAAACTTACCCGGATTGGAATTAAAACCCTGTCATTTTTTATTATAACTACTATAATATCAGTTCTAATCGGCTTATTTTTGGTTAACACATTTAGACCTGGTGATACTTTTCCTGAACAAAAGCGCACAGAATTTCAAATGATGCACGAACAAAATGTAAAAGAAAAGGAACAAATGGCATCAAATGTTAAAAATCAATCTCCACTTTATATTATTGAAGACATCGTTCCTGACAACATTCTTAAAGCTGCCGGAGATAATACGAAAATGTTGCAGGTTATCTTCTTTGCCATTTTATTTGCCGTATCCATGCTTCTTCTTGATAGCCATAAAGTACTGTCAGTTAAAAATTTATTCGAAAGTCTTAATGATATTATTATAAAAATTGTGGATATCATTATGAAATTTGCACCCATTGGCGTATTTGCCTTACTGGCCGCCTTAGTTTCAGATTTCTCGGCTGATGCAGGGTTGTTTTGGGCACTTGGTAAATATGCCTTATTA
Encoded proteins:
- a CDS encoding dicarboxylate/amino acid:cation symporter, which gives rise to MKKKIPLWLKIILGMILGVVWGLIAVSFGLEKFTSDWVKPWGTIFIKMLKLIAVPLIFISLVKGITSLSDVSKLTRIGIKTLSFFIITTIISVLIGLFLVNTFRPGDTFPEQKRTEFQMMHEQNVKEKEQMASNVKNQSPLYIIEDIVPDNILKAAGDNTKMLQVIFFAILFAVSMLLLDSHKVLSVKNLFESLNDIIIKIVDIIMKFAPIGVFALLAALVSDFSADAGLFWALGKYALLVSFGLIGLLFVLYPPIILLFTRVKLKTIFRALLPTQMVAFSTSSSNATLPINMRQCTNELGVSGSVANFVLPIGATINMNGVTFYQAIAAVFIAQVFGMDLTIIQQLTIVLTATLAAIGTPGVPGGGIIMMVIVLDAAGIPPEGLALILGIDRPLDMIRTAVNVTGDAIAAVVIAHSEKELDYSIQK